The proteins below are encoded in one region of Carcharodon carcharias isolate sCarCar2 chromosome 2, sCarCar2.pri, whole genome shotgun sequence:
- the si:ch211-125o16.4 gene encoding neuroblast differentiation-associated protein AHNAK isoform X2 yields the protein MDVNGKNKMPSFNVKGISSPDIDMNLKATKDVDLRLPTNIDLAAPKFQAEVKGPSLDIETPRLNGAKIEGKIKPPGSFSISGVKPKMDVSAPESKTDVKVPDIDIGGVNVPESKANLKMPKLEMPSFGLSGPNGPDVDVDGSVKGKVKLPKADISAPEIKTGIGMDLKKPTIGADFDMPDMNLEVPDVKLKGSGIKMPSLNLSGKNVSIPHVDANLPSGNIDLAGPKIDADVKSPNLEINAQNVDDFGAEGKFKFPKFKKPTFSISGNKPKKPELDASVPDLKTDIKAPNVDIGVPEAKSKWKMPKLEMPSFGLSGPDVDIDGSLKAPGVDVSIPNNKGNYETPNVDIKLPKGDIDANNPDAELKGGKFKLPGFNSPSSKLSMSGTDKGLKMPKGQVELSAPDFQGDISGPSLDMKGPSIDVNAPSLDVSEAKGKWKMPKLEMPSFGLTGPKGPDVDVDGSLKAPGVDVSAPNVKGNIAVPNVDLNLPKGDIDANIPDAELKGGKFKLPGFNLPSSKLSMSGTDKGLKMPKGQVELSAPDFQGDIRSPSLDMKGPSIDVNAPSLDVPEAKGKWKMPKFEMPSFGLSGPKGPDVDVDGSLKAPGVDVSVPNVKGNYEAPNVDIKLPKGDIDANIPDAELKGGKFKLPGFNLPGGKSSMSGTDKGLKMPKGQVELSAPDFQGDIRGPSLDMKGPSIDVNAPNVDVPEAKGKWKMPKLEMPSFGLTGPKGPDEEVDGSLKAPGVNVPAPNVKGNIHVPNVDLNLPKGDIDANIPDAELKGGKFKLPGFNLPSSKLSMSGTDKGLKMPKGQVELSAPDFQGDIRGPSLDMKGPSIDVNAPSLDVPEAKGKWKMPKFEMPSFGLTGPKGPDVDVDGSLKAPGVDVSAPNVKGNIAVPNVDLNLPKGDIDANIPDAELKGGKFKLPGFNLPSSKLSMSGTDKGLKMPKGQVELSAPDFQGDISGPSLDMKGPSIDVNAPNVDVPEAKGKWKMPKLEMPSFGLTGPKGPDVDVDGSLKAPGVNVPAPNVKGNIHVPNVDLNLPKGDIDANIPDAELKGGKFKLPGFNLPSSKLSMSGTDKGLKMPKGQVELSAPDFQGDIRGPSLDMKGPSIDVNAPSLDVPEAKGKWKMPKFEMPSFGLSGPKGPDVDVDASLKAPGVDVSVPNVKGNIHVPNVDLNLPKGEIDANIPDAELSKRKFTMPKFNLPSANLSDQEMNLNLKAPTMTSDVDAKLKVPKLKKPNLEISRLEGPTVRLDGKVKLPKADISAPEMKTGIGFAGMDLKKPTISTDYDMPDMNLEVPDVKLKGSGIKMPSLNLSGKTVSIPHVDANLPSGNIDLAGPKIDADVKSPNLEINAPKVDDFGAEGKFKFPKFKKPTFSISGNKPKKPELDASVPDLKTDIKAPNVDIGVPEAKSKWKMPKLEMPSFGLSGPKGPDVDVDGSLKAPGVDVSAPKVKGNYETPNVDIKLPKGDIDVNIPDAELKGGKFKLPGFNLPGDKLSMSGTDKGLKMPKGQVELSAPDFQGDISGPSLDMKGPSIDVNAPRLDVPEAKGKWKMPKLEMPSFGLSGPKGPGVDVDGSLKAPGVNVSAPNVKGNIAMPNVDLNLPKGDIDANIPDAELKGGKFKLPGFSLPSGKLSMSGTDKVLKMPKGQVELSAPELQGDIRGPSLDMKGPSIDVNASSADVPEAKGKWKMPKFEMPSFGLSGPKGPDVDVDGSLKVPGVDVSAPNVKGNIAVPNVDLHLPKGDIVANIPDAELNKQKLKIPKFTKSKLEMSGIEGSNMYLDGNVKIPKADVSAPEVKTGIGYAGVDLKNRTIGADFDMPDMNLEVPDAKVKGPSLKKPSLNMPSGNVSIPDVNINVPTHSIRGDAGIHMPGVGAQGRKLKDPNVDMKGAKVDVNLPNLHGDFREIGVDVSTPNLYAEVNDSKLNIGSDENINMQNKFSRETFKIRSSSLSDVDDVSTLPESDPNLKARTSSTLHVADASMNKKSKFKFPKFFNFSHKSKGSVDFTKAKAASSSGTFTSKLPLPELEFSVSKN from the coding sequence ATGTTGACCTCAGACTACCAACAAATATTGATCTCGCTGCTCCAAAATTCCAAGCTGAAGTCAAAGGTCCAAGTCTTGATATAGAAACTCCAAGGTTGAATGGCGCTAAGATTGAAGGGAAGATAAAGCCTCCAGGATCATTTTCAATTTCAGGAGTCAAACCCAAAATGGATGTGTCTGCACCAGAGTCAAAGACAGATGTAAAAGTTCCTGATATTGATATAGGAGGTGTAAATGTTCCTGAATCAAAAGCAAATTTGAAAATGCCAAAATTGGAAATGCCTTCCTTTGGACTATCAGGACCAAATGGACCAGATGTGGATGTTGATGGTTCAGTAAAAGGTAAAGTAAAACTTCCCAAGGCTGACATATCAGCTCCGGAAATTAAAACAGGGATAGGTATGGACCTGAAAAAGCCTACAATTGGTGCAGATTTTGATATGCCCGACATGAACCTTGAAGTTCCTGATGTAAAACTTAAAGGTTCAGGGATTAAAATGCCTTCACTTAACTTGTCAGGAAAAAATGTTTCCATTCCACATGTGGATGCCAATCTACCATCAGGAAACATAGATCTTGCTGGTCCAAAAATAGATGCTGATGTCAAAAGTCCAAACCTTGAAATAAATGCTCAAAATGTTGATGACTTTGGTGCAGAAGGAAAGTTTAAATTCCCAAAATTTAAAAAGCCTACATTTTCAATCTCTGGAAACAAACCAAAAAAGCCTGAACTGGATGCCTCTGTGCCAGATttgaagacagatataaaggctcCAAATGTTGACATCGGAGTTCCAGAAGCAAAAAGCAAATGGAAAATGCCAAAATTGGAAATGCCGTCCTTTGGACTATCAGGACCAGATGTGGATATTGATGGTTCACTAAAAGCACCTGGTGTCGATGTGTCCATTCCAAACAATAAGGGAAACTATGAGACTCCAAATGTTGACATCAAACTTCCAAAAGGGGATATAGATGCAAACAACCCAGATGCAGAACTCAAAGGAGGAAAATTCAAATTACCAGGATTTAACTCGCCAAGCAGTAAATTGTCAATGTCAGGTACTGATAAAGGACTGAAGATGCCAAAAGGTCAGGTGGAACTTTCTGCCCCTGATTTTCAGGGGGATATCAGCGGCCCAAGCCTAGATATGAAAGGCCCGAGTATTGATGTCAATGCTCCAAGTCTTGATGTTTCTGAAGCAAAAGGCAAATGGAAAATGCCAAAATTGGAAATGCCGTCCTTTGGACTAACAGGACCAAAAGGACCAGATGTGGATGTTGATGGTTCACTAAAAGCACCTGGTGTCGATGTGTCTGCGCCAAATGTTAAGGGAAATATTGCAGTGCCAAATGTTGATTTAAATCTTCCAAAAGGGGATATAGATGCAAACATCCCAGATGCAGAACTCAAAGGAGGAAAATTCAAATTACCAGGATTTAACTTGCCAAGCAGTAAATTGTCAATGTCAGGTACTGATAAAGGACTGAAGATGCCAAAAGGTCAGGTGGAACTTTCTGCCCCTGATTTTCAGGGGGATATCAgaagcccaagcctagatatgaAAGGCCCAAGTATTGATGTCAATGCTCCAAGTCTTGATGTTCCTGAAGCAAAAGGCAAATGGAAAATGCCAAAATTTGAAATGCCATCCTTTGGACTATCAGGACCAAAAGGACCAGATGTGGATGTTGATGGTTCACTGAAAGCACCTGGTGTCGATGTATCTGTGCCAAATGTTAAGGGAAATTATGAGGCTCCAAATGTTGACATCAAACTTCCAAAAGGGGATATAGATGCAAACATCCCTGATGCAGAACTCAAAGGAGGAAAGTTCAAACTACCAGGATTTAACTTGCCAGGTGGTAAATCATCGATGTCAGGTACTGATAAAGGACTGAAGATGCCAAAAGGTCAGGTGGAACTTTCTGCCCCTGATTTTCAGGGGGATATCAGAGGCCCAAGCCTAGATATGAAAGGCCCGAGTATTGATGTCAATGCTCCAAATGTTGATGTTCCTGAAGCAAAAGGCAAATGGAAAATGCCAAAATTGGAAATGCCGTCCTTTGGACTAACAGGACCAAAAGGACCAGATGAGGAAGTTGATGGTTCACTAAAGGCGCCTGGAGTCAATGTGCCTGCGCCAAATGTTAAGGGAAATATTCATGTGCCAAATGTTGATTTAAATCTTCCAAAAGGGGATATAGATGCAAACATCCCAGATGCAGAACTCAAAGGAGGAAAATTCAAATTACCAGGATTTAACTTGCCAAGCAGTAAATTGTCAATGTCAGGTACTGATAAAGGACTGAAGATGCCAAAAGGTCAGGTGGAACTTTCTGCCCCTGATTTTCAGGGGGATATCAGAGGCCCAAGCCTAGATATGAAAGGCCCGAGTATTGATGTCAATGCTCCAAGTCTTGATGTTCCTGAAGCAAAAGGCAAATGGAAAATGCCAAAATTTGAAATGCCATCCTTTGGACTAACAGGACCAAAAGGACCAGATGTGGATGTTGATGGTTCACTAAAAGCACCTGGTGTCGATGTGTCTGCGCCAAATGTTAAGGGAAATATTGCAGTGCCAAATGTTGATTTAAATCTTCCAAAAGGGGATATAGATGCAAACATCCCAGATGCAGAACTCAAAGGAGGAAAATTCAAATTACCAGGATTTAACTTGCCAAGCAGTAAATTGTCAATGTCAGGTACTGATAAAGGACTGAAGATGCCAAAAGGTCAGGTGGAACTTTCTGCCCCTGATTTTCAGGGGGATATCAGCGGCCCAAGCCTAGATATGAAAGGCCCGAGTATTGATGTCAATGCTCCAAATGTTGATGTTCCTGAAGCAAAAGGCAAATGGAAAATGCCAAAATTGGAAATGCCGTCCTTTGGACTAACAGGACCAAAAGGACCAGATGTGGATGTTGATGGTTCACTAAAGGCGCCTGGAGTCAATGTGCCTGCGCCAAATGTTAAGGGAAATATTCATGTGCCAAATGTTGATTTAAATCTTCCAAAAGGGGATATAGATGCAAACATCCCAGATGCAGAACTCAAAGGAGGAAAATTCAAATTACCAGGATTTAACTTGCCAAGCAGTAAATTGTCAATGTCAGGTACTGATAAAGGACTGAAGATGCCAAAAGGTCAGGTGGAACTTTCTGCCCCTGATTTTCAGGGGGATATCAGAGGCCCAAGCCTAGATATGAAAGGCCCAAGTATTGATGTCAATGCTCCAAGTCTTGATGTTCCTGAAGCAAAAGGCAAATGGAAAATGCCAAAATTTGAAATGCCGTCCTTTGGACTATCAGGACCAAAAGGACCAGATGTGGATGTTGATGCTTCACTGAAAGCACCTGGTGTCGATGTGTCTGTGCCAAATGTTAAGGGAAATATTCATGTGCCAAATGTTGATTTAAATCTTCCAAAAGGAGAAATAGATGCAAACATTCCAGATGCAGAACTTAGTAAGCGAAAATTCACAATGCCAAAATTTAACTTGCCAAGTGCAAATTTGTCAGATCAAGAAATGAACCTTAATTTAAAAGCACCAACTATGACAAGTGATGTGGATGCTAAATTGAAGGTTCCAAAGCTCAAGAAGCCCAATTTAGAAATTTCAAGACTTGAAGGGCCTACTGTGCGCTTAGATGGCAAAGTAAAACTTCCCAAGGCTGACATTTCAGCTCCAGAAATGAAAACAGGGATAGGATTTGCTGGTATGGACCTTAAAAAGCCTACAATTAGTACAGATTATGATATGCCGGACATGAACCTTGAGGTTCCTGATGTAAAACTTAAAGGTTCAGGGATTAAAATGCCTTCACTTAACTTGtcaggaaaaactgtttccattccACATGTGGATGCCAATCTACCATCAGGAAATATAGATCTTGCTGGTCCAAAAATAGATGCTGATGTCAAAAGTCCAAACCTTGAAATAAATGCTCCAAAAGTTGATGACTTTGGTGCAGAAGGAAAGTTTAAATTCCCAAAATTTAAAAAGCCTACATTTTCAATCTCTGGAAACAAACCAAAAAAGCCTGAACTGGATGCCTCTGTGCCAGATttgaagacagatataaaggctcCAAATGTTGACATCGGAGTTCCTGAAGCAAAAAGCAAATGGAAAATGCCAAAATTGGAAATGCCGTCCTTTGGACTATCAGGACCAAAAGGACCAGATGTGGATGTTGATGGTTCACTAAAAGCACCTGGTGTCGATGTGTCTGCGCCAAAGGTTAAGGGAAATTATGAGACTCCAAATGTTGACATCAAGCTTCCAAAAGGGGATATAGATGTAAACATCCCAGATGCAGAACTCAAAGGAGGAAAGTTCAAATTACCAGGATTTAATTTGCCAGGTGATAAATTGTCAATGTCAGGTACTGATAAAGGACTGAAGATGCCAAAAGGTCAGGTGGAACTTTCTGCCCCTGATTTTCAGGGGGATATCAGTGGCCCAAGCCTAGATATGAAAGGCCCGAGTATTGATGTCAATGCTCCAAGACTTGATGTTCCTGAAGCAAAAGGCAAATGGAAAATGCCAAAATTGGAAATGCCGTCCTTTGGACTATCAGGACCAAAAGGACCAGGTGTGGATGTTGATGGTTCACTAAAAGCACCTGGTGTCAATGTGTCTGCGCCAAATGTTAAGGGAAATATTGCAATGCCAAATGTTGATTTAAATCTTCCAAAAGGGGATATAGATGCAAACATCCCAGATGCAGAACTCAAAGGAGGAAAATTCAAATTACCAGGATTTAGCTTGCCAAGCGGTAAATTGTCAATGTCAGGTACTGATAAAGTACTGAAGATGCCAAAAGGTCAGGTGGAACTTTCTGCCCCTGAACTTCAGGGGGATATCAGAGGCCCAAGCCTAGATATGAAAGGCCCGAGTATTGATGTCAATGCTTCAAGTGCTGATGTTCCTGAAGCAAAAGGCAAATGGAAAATGCCAAAATTTGAAATGCCATCCTTTGGACTATCAGGACCAAAAGGACCAGATGTGGATGTTGATGGTTCACTGAAAGTGCCTGGTGTTGATGTGTCTGCGCCAAATGTTAAGGGAAATATTGCAGTGCCAAATGTTGACTTACATCTTCCAAAAGGGGATATAGTTGCAAATATCCCAGATGCAGAACTTAATAAACAAAAGTTGAAGATCCCGAAATTCACCAAGTCTAAATTAGAGATGTCAGGAATTGAAGGATCAAACATGTATTTAGATGGTAATGTCAAAATTCCAAAGGCTGATGTATCAGCTCCAGAAGTTAAAACAGGGATAGGATATGCAGGAGTTGACTTGAAAAACCGCACAATTGGTGCAGATTTTGATATGCCTGATATGAACCTTGAAGTACCTGATGCAAAAGTCAAAGGCCCAAGTTTAAAAAAGCCTTCACTTAACATGCCTTCAGGAAACGTTTCCATTCCAGATGTGAACATTAATGTACCAACACACAGTATAAGAGGAGATGCAGGCATTCACATGCCGGGTGTAGGAGCTCAGGGAAGAAAATTGAAAGACCCCAACGTGGACATGAAAGGTGCAAAGGTCGATGTTAATTTGCCAAATCTTCATGGTGATTTTCGAGAAATTGGTGTAGATGTGAGCACACCAAATCTTTATGCTGAAGTGAATGATTCCAAATTAAATATAGGTAGTGATGAGAATATTAACATGCAAAATAAATTTTCAagggaaacatttaaaataaGATCATCATCTTTATCTGATGTTGATGATGTATCTACACTGCCAGAAAGTGACCCCAATTTAAAAGCAAGAACTTCCAGTACTCTTCATGTCGCTGATGCTTctatgaataaaaaaagtaagtTCAAATTCCCAAAGTTCTTTAACTTCAGTCATAAATCAAAGGGATCAGTTGACTTCACAAAGGCAAAGGCAGCATCTTCTTCTGGGACATTTACATCAAAGTTGCCATTGCCAGAACTTGAGTTCTCTGTGTCTAAAAACTGA